The Pseudobdellovibrionaceae bacterium genome segment GTAAACATTGTGCAAAGAAAATGTGGGTGAACTAGTAACATTTTCTTTTTTGACATTACCTGCCTCTCCATTACCTGCCTCTTCATTATCGGCTGTGCTTTGCAAGCTTTGATCGCCAAACATTTGCTTAACAAATAAACTCACCCATTGTGTTTTTCCAACACCTAAAGGGCCATTTAATAATATAACATCTTTTTTTGAGCTAGATAATTTGTTAATAAACTCTTCACTAATCCAACAGTTTAAATCTTTAACAGAGCTTACAAGTTTTATATCTTCTGACATTTTTATTAATTAATATTTTTTTCTAAAAATTCCGTCATAGTCGTTAAAGATTTATCTAGTAAAGCTTTGTCTTCCCCCTCTAAAAAAATACGAACTACAGGTTCCGTACCAGAAGGTCTAACATAAATGCGAGCATTGCCGCCTAAATTATCTTCTAATTGTTTTAATGTGTCTGAGTACTTAGGGATATCAGACAAAACCAAAGACGAATCCATAATTTTACTAAGTTTAACACTATGATTAATTTGCAAAGGCGTTTTAAAAATATTGCGCATTTGGCTTAACTTTTTTTTCTCGATTTTCATTAGCTCTAAAATTTTTAAAGCCGCAATACACGCATCTCCTGTAGTACTGTGATCTAAAAAAATAACATGGCCAGAGTTTTCTCCCCCTAAAACACAATCTTTTTCTTTCATTAAAGCTACTACATTTTTATCACCAACCGGCGCTATATGTACTTGTATGTTTTCTTTTTTTAAATAATTTATTAAAGCAATGCTACTCATAGGGGTTAATACCACAGCATCATTGTTTAAGGCTTTTTGTTTTTTTAAATCCATAGCACATAAGCCTAAAATATGATCACCACTTAAAATTTGGCCTAGTTCGTCTACCATTAAAATACGATCGGCATCGCCATCTACGGCAATTCCTAAGTCTGCTTTGTGTTCAATCACGGCTTTTTGTAATGTACTTGGACATAAGGCTCCAAAATTTTTATTAATATTAAACCCGTTAGGATGATTACCAATATTAATAATCTTAGCCCCTAATTCTTCAAAAATAGCAGGTGCTACTTTGTAAGCAGCACCATGGGCCGAATCCACCACTATTCTTAAGCCCTCTAAATGCAATGGATGAGGAAAAACATTTTTAACATGAACAACATAACGACCCGAGGCATCTTCAATACGGCGAGTTCTACCTATGTCTTGAGGGCTAACTAAATATTGCGACAAATCTTTTAACAGTAATTGCTCTATGGATGCTTCGGTTTCTTTAGATACTTTAAAACCATCTGCACCAAATAATTTAATGCCATTATCCATATACAA includes the following:
- a CDS encoding tRNA (adenosine(37)-N6)-threonylcarbamoyltransferase complex ATPase subunit type 1 TsaE — protein: MSEDIKLVSSVKDLNCWISEEFINKLSSSKKDVILLNGPLGVGKTQWVSLFVKQMFGDQSLQSTADNEEAGNGEAGNVKKENVTSSPTFSLHNVYQKAGLTIHHFDLYRLSSENELESFNFWDVFKEDNAYVIIEWSKKFSILKFFPGWQVHNIDIDFLDKNSSSRQIKYTKSK
- the glmM gene encoding phosphoglucosamine mutase, with product MESPVKFGTDGIRGLANQFPITTDVALKVGQALGVLVKKELHKKGSGHMVLIGKDTRISGYMIEQALASGLNSMGVSVQLVGPLPTPGVGFLTKNMRCDAGVVISASHNLYMDNGIKLFGADGFKVSKETEASIEQLLLKDLSQYLVSPQDIGRTRRIEDASGRYVVHVKNVFPHPLHLEGLRIVVDSAHGAAYKVAPAIFEELGAKIINIGNHPNGFNINKNFGALCPSTLQKAVIEHKADLGIAVDGDADRILMVDELGQILSGDHILGLCAMDLKKQKALNNDAVVLTPMSSIALINYLKKENIQVHIAPVGDKNVVALMKEKDCVLGGENSGHVIFLDHSTTGDACIAALKILELMKIEKKKLSQMRNIFKTPLQINHSVKLSKIMDSSLVLSDIPKYSDTLKQLEDNLGGNARIYVRPSGTEPVVRIFLEGEDKALLDKSLTTMTEFLEKNIN